Proteins encoded in a region of the Cyclopterus lumpus isolate fCycLum1 chromosome 23, fCycLum1.pri, whole genome shotgun sequence genome:
- the mettl25 gene encoding methyltransferase-like protein 25 isoform X2, translating into MFSSSYSLAEIQRRIDEVQRFLSVTLSIANAHTVEFYTHDAWNRFVAVPPQEVLSNVGSRGDQQREPEHSANESEQTRTTFGFCNVTNRLVDTRELVQAAKAHALPGLGVCMSRDELLQALRGHRSESGAPVAAIDAELITDEFMNSKKSHEVKSMSEVVACLAQHCEVKQVIDLGSGKGYLSSFLSLQYGLRVYGIDSSSTNTHGAQERNRKLKKFSRAYQKHNKAVRAQGEATLSPQEELVDIKPGRGGDNDDVVYVDGLGIVSQQEQEEVLIALSDVNPAVEMHSESNPETEELFLSVLSVDAVQPTSPRVPPSQLSAEERERRKRENLERKSQDRNATASVMFSPLTSYVTAETELRELINELEDAVMVGLHTCGDLAPSTLRMFVAKPELAAVCSVGCCYHLLSEEFDPAGQECLLGVCGFPLSRYLRDRSWFCGRNARMSACLALERVSHGQGIQMESLFYRAVLHVILRDHYGCFKSEKRVGNVYSKAKSFVDYVRRALRRLELEELKLSDGDIQDYHDAYRPRMGEMHAFNMLKVTLAPCIEGLILLDRLCYLKEQEDSSFSALVQLFDPLLSPRCYAVIGLKSWEE; encoded by the exons ATGTTCTCCTCTTCATACAGCCTCGCAGAAATTCAACGGCGGATAGATGAAGTTCAGCGTTTCCTGTCTGTCACCCTGAGCATCGCTAATGCGCACACTGTGGAGTTTTACACCCACGACGCGTGGAACCGCTTCGTGGCAGTGCCACCTCAGGAGGTCCTGTCAAACGTCGGTTCACGTGgtgaccagcagagggagccAGAGCACAGCGCAAACG AATCGGAGCAAACCAGAACTACATTTGGGTTTTGCAATGTTACAAACCGACTGGTTGATACTCGTGAACTGGTGCAGGCGGCCAAGGCCCACGCTCTCCCTGGCCTTGGAGTCTGCATGAGCAGGGATGAGCTACTGCAGGCCCTCAGAGGGCACAGGTCAGAGTCTGGTGCTCCAGTAGCAGCTATAG ATGCTGAGCTGATAACAGACGAGTTTATGAACTCTAAGAAATCTCACGAGGTCAAGTCCATGTCTGAGGTGGTGGCCTGTCTGGCCCAGCACTGTGAGGTCAAACAG GTGATAGATCTAGGCTCAGGGAAGGGCTACCTGAGCTCCTTTCTGTCCCTGCAATATGGCCTGCGGGTCTACGGCATCGACTCCTCCAGCACCAACACCCACGGAGCCCAGGAGAGGAACCGGAAGCTGAAAAAGTTCTCCAGGGCCTATCAGAAACACAACAAGGCCGTGAGGGCACAGGGAGAGGCCACACTTTCGCCTCAGGAGGAGTTAGTAGACATAAAGCCTGGACGAGGTGGAGACAACGATGATGTTGTGTATGTCGATGGGTTAGGAATTGTGtcgcagcaggagcaggaggaggtgttAATCGCCTTATCAGATGTCAACCCTGCAGTGGAAATGCATTCAGAGTCAAATCCAGAAACGGAGGAGCTCTTCCTCAGCGTCCTGTCAGTGGATGCGGTACAGCCTACGTCCCCCAGAGTTCCCCCCAGCCAACTGAgtgcagaggagagggagaggaggaagagggagaaccTGGAGAGGAAATCACAGGACAGAAACGCCACCGCCAGCGTCATGTTTTCACCCCTCACTTCTTACGTCACCGCTGAAACGGAGCTTCGGGAGCTCATCAACGAGCTGGAG GATGCGGTCATGGTCGGCCTGCACACGTGTGGCGACTTGGCTCCCAGCACCCTGAGGATGTTTGTGGCGAAACCAGAGCTGGCCGCGGTCTGCAGCGTGGGCTGCTGCTATCACCTGCTGTCTGAGGAGTTTGACCCTGCCGGACAGG AGTGTTTGCTCGGCGTCTGTGGTTTCCCTCTGAGTCGGTACCTCCGCGACCGGTCCTGGTTCTGTGGCAGAAACGCCCGGATGTCGGCGTGTTTG GCACTGGAGAGAGTTTCACACGGCCAAGGG ATTCAGATGGAGTCTCTGTTTTACCGAGCCGTCCTTCACGTCATTCTGAGGGATCACTACGGCTGCTTTAAAAG TGAAAAGCGCGTTGGGAATGTCTACTCCAAGGCTAAATCCTTCGTGGACTACGTCCGTCGAGCTCTACGCAGACTGGAACTGGAGGAATTAAAG CTTTCTGACGGTGACATCCAGGATTACCACGACGCATACAGACCCCGAATGGGCGAAATGCACGCCTTTAATATG TTGAAGGTGACCCTGGCTCCCTGTATTGAAGGTCTGATTCTCCTTGATCGCCTCTGCTACCTGAAAGAACAG GAGGATTCATCATTCTCTGCACTGGTGCAACTCTTTGATCCCCTGCTGTCTCCGAGATGCTACGCTGTCATCGGACTGAAGAGTTGGGAAGAATGA
- the ccdc59 gene encoding thyroid transcription factor 1-associated protein 26 homolog: MAPTGPQMNNKKFTSKGGDWKKSTNDAHGAKQKRKWVPEQKVYEGSVKEGQGFALKRKEKVKHEYNKLLRRERKKVPSSTEANALYRDEYPEHLRHLYMAEAEKLKNEAWTHRLNRSKLRVKRQEKEEEMGEDAEAAAPAAAAAAAAAAAAAAAAEPDPDPEVTGGPEQTDSGTGNPETIKDAEKDSLPLSNRMRKKKLKKTSYQKTKEEFEAITEQRRKKKEDYLKNSKQKEEAIKKYKDKKMEMFQMLSKKTKRGQPNLNLQMEYLLQKITQGTGK; the protein is encoded by the exons ATGGCACCGACAGGGCCACAAATGAACAATAAGAAGTTTACCTCGAAAGGCGGCGACTGGAAGAAGTCAACGAATGACGCCCATGGTGCCAAGCAGAAGCGGAAATGGGTCCCCGAGCAAAAAGTATACGAAGGCAGCGTGAAGGAAG gTCAGGGGTTTGCTttaaagaggaaggaaaaggtCAAACATGAGTACAACAAGCTGCTgcggagggagaggaagaaagtcCCAAGCTCTACAGAGGCCAACGCTCTGTACAGGGACGAGTACCCTGAACACCTCCGACATCTATACATGGCCGAGGCCGAGAAACTGAAGAACGAAGCCTGGACCCATAGATTGAACAGGAGTAAACTGAGAGTGAAGCggcaggagaaggaagaagagatggGTGAAGATGCTGAGGCTGCTGCtcccgccgccgctgctgctgctgctgctgctgctgctgctgctgctgctgctgagccagatccagatccagaagTTACTGGTGGACCGGAGCAGACAGATTCTGGTACTGGGAATCCTGAAACCATAAAAGACGCAGAGAAAGACAG TCTTCCATTGAGTAACCGCATGAGGAAGAAAAAGCTGAAGAAGACGTCCTACCAGAAGACAAAAGAGGAATTTGAGGCAATCACAGAACAacggagaaagaagaaagag GACTATCTGAAAAACAGCAAGCAGAAAGAAGAAGCCATTAAGAAGTACAAAGAtaaaaagatggagatgtttCAGATGCTGAGCAAAAAGACCAAGAGAGGACAGCCCAATCTGAACCTTCAAATGGAGTATTTACTTCAAAAGATCACCCAAGGAACTGGGAAATGA
- the mettl25 gene encoding methyltransferase-like protein 25 isoform X1, producing MFSSSYSLAEIQRRIDEVQRFLSVTLSIANAHTVEFYTHDAWNRFVAVPPQEVLSNVGSRGDQQREPEHSANESEQTRTTFGFCNVTNRLVDTRELVQAAKAHALPGLGVCMSRDELLQALRGHRSESGAPVAAIDAELITDEFMNSKKSHEVKSMSEVVACLAQHCEVKQVIDLGSGKGYLSSFLSLQYGLRVYGIDSSSTNTHGAQERNRKLKKFSRAYQKHNKAVRAQGEATLSPQEELVDIKPGRGGDNDDVVYVDGLGIVSQQEQEEVLIALSDVNPAVEMHSESNPETEELFLSVLSVDAVQPTSPRVPPSQLSAEERERRKRENLERKSQDRNATASVMFSPLTSYVTAETELRELINELEDAVMVGLHTCGDLAPSTLRMFVAKPELAAVCSVGCCYHLLSEEFDPAGQECLLGVCGFPLSRYLRDRSWFCGRNARMSACLALERVSHGQGIQMESLFYRAVLHVILRDHYGCFKSEKRVGNVYSKAKSFVDYVRRALRRLELEELKLSDGDIQDYHDAYRPRMGEMHAFNMLKVTLAPCIEGLILLDRLCYLKEQFALGVFLRARQEDSSFSALVQLFDPLLSPRCYAVIGLKSWEE from the exons ATGTTCTCCTCTTCATACAGCCTCGCAGAAATTCAACGGCGGATAGATGAAGTTCAGCGTTTCCTGTCTGTCACCCTGAGCATCGCTAATGCGCACACTGTGGAGTTTTACACCCACGACGCGTGGAACCGCTTCGTGGCAGTGCCACCTCAGGAGGTCCTGTCAAACGTCGGTTCACGTGgtgaccagcagagggagccAGAGCACAGCGCAAACG AATCGGAGCAAACCAGAACTACATTTGGGTTTTGCAATGTTACAAACCGACTGGTTGATACTCGTGAACTGGTGCAGGCGGCCAAGGCCCACGCTCTCCCTGGCCTTGGAGTCTGCATGAGCAGGGATGAGCTACTGCAGGCCCTCAGAGGGCACAGGTCAGAGTCTGGTGCTCCAGTAGCAGCTATAG ATGCTGAGCTGATAACAGACGAGTTTATGAACTCTAAGAAATCTCACGAGGTCAAGTCCATGTCTGAGGTGGTGGCCTGTCTGGCCCAGCACTGTGAGGTCAAACAG GTGATAGATCTAGGCTCAGGGAAGGGCTACCTGAGCTCCTTTCTGTCCCTGCAATATGGCCTGCGGGTCTACGGCATCGACTCCTCCAGCACCAACACCCACGGAGCCCAGGAGAGGAACCGGAAGCTGAAAAAGTTCTCCAGGGCCTATCAGAAACACAACAAGGCCGTGAGGGCACAGGGAGAGGCCACACTTTCGCCTCAGGAGGAGTTAGTAGACATAAAGCCTGGACGAGGTGGAGACAACGATGATGTTGTGTATGTCGATGGGTTAGGAATTGTGtcgcagcaggagcaggaggaggtgttAATCGCCTTATCAGATGTCAACCCTGCAGTGGAAATGCATTCAGAGTCAAATCCAGAAACGGAGGAGCTCTTCCTCAGCGTCCTGTCAGTGGATGCGGTACAGCCTACGTCCCCCAGAGTTCCCCCCAGCCAACTGAgtgcagaggagagggagaggaggaagagggagaaccTGGAGAGGAAATCACAGGACAGAAACGCCACCGCCAGCGTCATGTTTTCACCCCTCACTTCTTACGTCACCGCTGAAACGGAGCTTCGGGAGCTCATCAACGAGCTGGAG GATGCGGTCATGGTCGGCCTGCACACGTGTGGCGACTTGGCTCCCAGCACCCTGAGGATGTTTGTGGCGAAACCAGAGCTGGCCGCGGTCTGCAGCGTGGGCTGCTGCTATCACCTGCTGTCTGAGGAGTTTGACCCTGCCGGACAGG AGTGTTTGCTCGGCGTCTGTGGTTTCCCTCTGAGTCGGTACCTCCGCGACCGGTCCTGGTTCTGTGGCAGAAACGCCCGGATGTCGGCGTGTTTG GCACTGGAGAGAGTTTCACACGGCCAAGGG ATTCAGATGGAGTCTCTGTTTTACCGAGCCGTCCTTCACGTCATTCTGAGGGATCACTACGGCTGCTTTAAAAG TGAAAAGCGCGTTGGGAATGTCTACTCCAAGGCTAAATCCTTCGTGGACTACGTCCGTCGAGCTCTACGCAGACTGGAACTGGAGGAATTAAAG CTTTCTGACGGTGACATCCAGGATTACCACGACGCATACAGACCCCGAATGGGCGAAATGCACGCCTTTAATATG TTGAAGGTGACCCTGGCTCCCTGTATTGAAGGTCTGATTCTCCTTGATCGCCTCTGCTACCTGAAAGAACAG TTTGCTCTGGGTGTGTTTCTTCGTGCCCGACAGGAGGATTCATCATTCTCTGCACTGGTGCAACTCTTTGATCCCCTGCTGTCTCCGAGATGCTACGCTGTCATCGGACTGAAGAGTTGGGAAGAATGA